One segment of Sinorhizobium sp. BG8 DNA contains the following:
- a CDS encoding DUF2189 domain-containing protein: MKVPETVPPLPRAVDRNRRLPASEAFVWLAKGWRDLWNVPLPSLLYGAGVALVSILIVAGLYYLRMDYALFPALAGFLVVGPALATGLYEKSRRLEAGLPVTLASMIRPEPGTGQHVLFVGAILCTLMLAWMRAAVLLYALFAGWQPFRGLDQIVPMLFGTPMGWALLSVGTVVGALFSAFAFAISVFAIPMVVATKSDAFTAMGTSISLAWNNLPVMLTWGAIVLVLTIASLVTGMVGFVISFPLLGHATWHAYQTIRDRD, encoded by the coding sequence ATGAAAGTTCCGGAAACCGTCCCCCCGCTGCCAAGGGCAGTCGATCGCAACAGGCGCCTGCCGGCAAGCGAGGCCTTCGTTTGGCTCGCCAAGGGATGGCGGGATCTTTGGAACGTCCCCCTGCCAAGCCTCCTCTACGGTGCTGGCGTGGCGCTGGTATCCATCCTCATCGTCGCGGGGCTCTACTATCTGCGGATGGATTACGCCCTTTTCCCCGCACTTGCGGGCTTTCTCGTCGTCGGGCCTGCACTGGCCACGGGCCTCTACGAAAAGAGCCGCCGCCTCGAGGCTGGACTGCCGGTGACGCTCGCCTCCATGATCCGGCCGGAACCCGGCACGGGCCAGCATGTGCTTTTCGTGGGCGCGATCCTGTGCACGCTGATGCTCGCCTGGATGCGCGCGGCCGTTCTGCTCTACGCGCTCTTTGCCGGCTGGCAGCCCTTCCGGGGCCTCGACCAGATCGTCCCGATGCTTTTCGGCACGCCGATGGGCTGGGCCCTTCTGAGCGTCGGGACAGTGGTCGGCGCTCTCTTTTCCGCCTTCGCTTTTGCCATCAGCGTCTTCGCCATTCCCATGGTCGTCGCCACCAAGAGCGATGCCTTCACGGCGATGGGCACCAGCATTTCGCTGGCCTGGAACAACCTTCCGGTGATGCTCACCTGGGGAGCGATCGTTCTTGTGCTGACGATCGCGAGCCTGGTTACGGGGATGGTCGGATTCGTCATCTCGTTCCCGCTCCTCGGGCACGCGACATGGCACGCCTACCAGACGATCCGGGACCGGGACTGA
- a CDS encoding heavy metal translocating P-type ATPase has translation MQTDLSVPGIHCGGCIHAIEEALCAVPGVVHARANLSSRSVAVQWRADGAVPDAFPALAALGYDAHIAEADRTESDGSLSSVLKALAVAAFASMNIMTLSISVWSGADGSSRVLLHWVSAAIALPALLYSGRIFYLSAWHSLRHGRTNMDVPITVGIVAAFLLSLYDTVRGNDHAYFDAATSLIFFLLIGRALDHVMRERTRTAVRGLARLSPRGALAVAPDGTRQYVALAAIEPGRRLLIAAGERVPVDCTVEAGTSDLDFSLVTGESLPRPARPGMRLQAGMLNVSGPLTVVSDAKAEDSFLAEMTRMMEAAESGRSAYRRLADRVSRHYAPVVHLAALSTFLAWIVIGGDLHQAATYAIAVLIITCPCALGLAVPMVQVIAARRLFENGIMVKDGSALERMIEIDHVVFDKTGTLTSGRLHLANTDEIDPKWLALAGMIAAHSRHPNAQALSIASGPLPAASFRFDTVREEPGHGIEARAGHDIFRLGRASWASPMPAGTRGAPEGTALAVNGELVASFAFRGSLRSGAAKAVAALADRGLPLEILSGDDPPEVGKVARQTSIPCFQGGMLPGDKLARISALARDGRKVLMVGDGLNDGPALMGAHVSMAPSTAADIGRNAADFVFLKDDLSAVPLAHAVARAAHRLIRQNIWIAIGYNAIALPIAIAGYATPLIAAVAMSVSSIIVVANATRLRDGGRSEDERQRTLPSVHTLLRGT, from the coding sequence ATGCAGACCGATCTTTCCGTCCCCGGCATTCACTGCGGCGGCTGCATTCACGCGATCGAGGAGGCTCTCTGCGCCGTTCCGGGCGTCGTCCACGCGAGGGCGAACCTGTCCAGCCGTTCCGTCGCAGTGCAGTGGCGGGCCGACGGTGCGGTGCCGGATGCCTTCCCCGCCCTCGCGGCACTCGGATACGACGCCCACATAGCGGAGGCAGACCGGACAGAGAGTGACGGAAGCCTTTCGTCCGTTCTGAAGGCACTGGCGGTCGCCGCCTTTGCCTCGATGAACATCATGACGCTTTCCATCTCCGTCTGGTCCGGCGCGGATGGCTCTTCCCGCGTCCTGCTCCACTGGGTCTCGGCTGCGATCGCGTTGCCCGCCCTGCTCTATTCGGGCCGCATCTTCTATCTTTCGGCCTGGCACAGCCTGCGGCACGGTCGCACGAACATGGACGTCCCGATCACGGTGGGCATCGTCGCGGCCTTCCTTCTCAGCCTCTACGACACCGTCAGGGGCAACGACCATGCCTATTTCGATGCGGCGACGTCGCTCATCTTCTTCCTGCTCATCGGCCGGGCGCTCGATCATGTGATGCGCGAAAGGACGCGCACCGCGGTGCGGGGGCTCGCAAGGCTTTCGCCCCGCGGCGCACTCGCCGTCGCGCCCGATGGGACGCGGCAATACGTGGCCCTCGCAGCCATCGAGCCCGGCCGCCGCCTTCTCATCGCAGCCGGAGAGCGCGTACCTGTCGACTGCACGGTGGAGGCAGGAACCTCGGACCTCGACTTCTCGCTGGTGACAGGGGAAAGCCTGCCCCGGCCTGCGAGACCCGGCATGCGGCTGCAGGCGGGAATGCTCAATGTGTCCGGCCCCTTGACCGTTGTTTCTGATGCAAAGGCGGAAGACTCGTTTCTTGCCGAAATGACCCGCATGATGGAAGCGGCCGAATCCGGGCGGTCCGCCTATCGCCGCCTCGCCGACCGCGTCTCCCGACACTATGCGCCTGTCGTTCACCTCGCCGCGCTGTCGACCTTCCTCGCCTGGATCGTGATCGGCGGCGACCTCCATCAGGCGGCGACCTACGCGATTGCCGTCCTGATCATCACCTGCCCCTGCGCACTCGGCCTTGCCGTGCCGATGGTCCAGGTCATCGCCGCCCGAAGACTTTTCGAGAACGGTATCATGGTCAAGGACGGATCCGCCCTGGAGCGCATGATCGAGATAGACCACGTCGTCTTCGACAAGACGGGCACGCTGACGTCGGGTCGCCTTCACCTGGCGAACACCGACGAGATAGATCCGAAGTGGCTGGCGCTGGCAGGCATGATCGCCGCCCATTCGCGTCATCCGAATGCACAGGCGCTGTCGATCGCCTCCGGCCCACTTCCGGCGGCATCGTTCCGCTTCGACACGGTTCGCGAGGAACCGGGCCACGGCATCGAGGCGCGCGCGGGTCACGATATCTTCCGGCTTGGGAGAGCCTCGTGGGCTAGCCCGATGCCAGCAGGGACGAGAGGCGCCCCCGAGGGAACCGCGCTTGCCGTCAACGGCGAGCTCGTCGCATCCTTCGCATTCCGGGGAAGCCTTCGTTCGGGCGCCGCAAAAGCCGTGGCTGCCCTCGCCGACCGCGGTCTGCCGCTGGAAATTCTTTCCGGCGACGATCCTCCCGAGGTCGGCAAGGTCGCCCGCCAGACCTCTATCCCTTGCTTCCAGGGTGGCATGCTGCCGGGCGACAAACTGGCACGCATAAGCGCGCTCGCGCGCGATGGCCGAAAGGTCCTCATGGTGGGCGACGGTCTCAACGACGGGCCGGCACTCATGGGCGCGCATGTCTCCATGGCGCCTTCGACTGCGGCCGATATCGGCAGGAACGCAGCCGACTTCGTGTTCCTGAAGGACGATCTCTCGGCAGTCCCCCTCGCCCATGCCGTGGCGCGTGCCGCCCATCGGCTGATACGCCAGAACATCTGGATCGCCATCGGGTACAACGCGATCGCATTGCCGATCGCCATTGCCGGCTATGCGACCCCGCTGATTGCCGCCGTGGCGATGTCGGTATCGTCAATCATCGTCGTTGCCAATGCCACGCGGCTGCGGGACGGCGGTCGAAGCGAGGATGAGCGTCAAAGGACCCTGCCGAGCGTCCACACCCTGCTGAGGGGGACGTGA
- the ccoS gene encoding cbb3-type cytochrome oxidase assembly protein CcoS, with protein MRDFFFLIPVSIALGVAGLMAFLWSLRRGQYDDLDGAAERILYGEDVPLQPPLSTAGKDEDRYGRDPAGQPRSKHSR; from the coding sequence ATGCGCGACTTCTTTTTCCTCATTCCCGTTTCGATCGCACTCGGCGTCGCGGGCCTGATGGCATTTCTCTGGTCGCTGAGGCGCGGGCAATACGACGATCTCGACGGTGCTGCCGAGCGCATTCTCTATGGGGAGGACGTGCCCCTGCAGCCGCCGTTGAGCACGGCCGGCAAGGACGAAGACCGCTACGGACGCGATCCCGCCGGGCAGCCCCGGTCGAAGCATTCCCGTTGA
- the ilvN gene encoding acetolactate synthase small subunit: MNAHLQPTGSAYFISKETALAESHTLSVLVDNEPGVLARVIGLFSGRGYNIESLTVSETEHQAHLSRITIVTRGTPHVLEQIKAQLERIVPVHRVVDLTVRAKDLGHERPLERELALVKVSGTGDHRVEALRLADAFRASVIDANTEHFVFEITGKVSKIDQFIAIMKPLGLIEVCRTGIAAMNRGPQGM, from the coding sequence ATGAACGCGCATCTTCAGCCGACGGGTTCGGCCTATTTCATCTCGAAGGAAACGGCGCTTGCCGAAAGCCACACGCTTTCGGTTCTCGTCGACAACGAGCCGGGCGTGCTCGCCCGCGTCATCGGCCTATTTTCCGGCCGTGGCTACAACATCGAAAGCCTTACGGTCTCCGAGACGGAGCACCAGGCGCACCTTTCCCGCATCACGATCGTGACGCGCGGTACGCCGCACGTGCTGGAGCAGATCAAGGCACAGCTCGAGCGGATCGTGCCGGTCCACCGCGTCGTCGACCTGACGGTCCGCGCCAAGGACCTCGGCCACGAACGTCCGCTGGAGCGCGAACTGGCGCTCGTCAAGGTGAGCGGCACGGGGGATCATCGCGTCGAGGCGCTTCGCCTGGCCGATGCCTTCCGCGCTTCTGTCATCGACGCCAATACGGAGCACTTCGTCTTCGAGATTACCGGCAAGGTTTCCAAGATCGACCAGTTCATCGCGATCATGAAGCCGCTCGGCCTCATCGAGGTCTGCCGAACCGGGATTGCCGCGATGAACCGCGGCCCCCAGGGGATGTGA
- a CDS encoding acetolactate synthase 3 large subunit — MSDQDNQMTGAEIVLQALRDNGVEHIFGYPGGAVLPIYDEIFQQDDIQHILVRHEQGAGHMAEGYARSTGKVGVMLVTSGPGATNAVTPLQDALMDSIPLVCISGQVPTTLIGSDAFQECDTVGITRPCTKHNWLVKDVNELARVIHEAFRVAQSGRPGPVVVDIPKDVQFATGTYTPPATSPAQKSYHPQTQADPRRIEEAVRLLKGARRPIIYSGGGVINSGPEASRLLRELVEISGFPITSTLMGLGAYPASGKNWLGMLGMHGTYEANMAMHDCDVMLCVGARFDDRITGRLNAFSPNSKKIHIDIDPSSINKNVHVDVPILGDVGTALEDIVRLWRASAKTGDKALLEDWWTEITRWRARNSLAYKPNEDVIMPQYAIQRLYELTKDRDTFITTEVGQHQMWAAQFYGFEKPNRWMTSGGLGTMGYGFPAAIGVQVAHPESLVIDIAGDASIQMCIQEMACAVQYNLPVKIFILNNQYMGMVRQWQQLLHGNRLSNSYTEAMPDFVKLAEAYGGVGMSCDKPGDLDAAIKEMVDVKRPVIFDCRVANLANCFPMIPSGKAHNEMLLPDEATDEAVANAIDAKGRQLV; from the coding sequence ATGAGCGATCAAGACAACCAGATGACCGGCGCGGAAATCGTTCTGCAGGCACTGAGGGACAACGGAGTCGAACATATATTCGGCTATCCGGGCGGGGCTGTCCTGCCGATCTACGACGAGATCTTCCAGCAGGACGATATCCAGCACATCCTGGTGCGCCATGAACAGGGCGCCGGCCACATGGCGGAAGGCTATGCCCGCTCGACCGGCAAGGTCGGCGTCATGCTGGTCACGTCAGGCCCGGGCGCCACGAACGCGGTTACCCCGCTGCAGGACGCACTGATGGACTCGATCCCGCTCGTGTGCATTTCCGGCCAGGTTCCGACGACGCTCATCGGGTCGGATGCCTTCCAGGAATGCGACACGGTCGGCATCACCCGGCCCTGCACCAAGCACAACTGGCTGGTCAAGGACGTCAACGAGCTGGCGCGCGTCATCCACGAGGCGTTCCGGGTCGCGCAGTCCGGCCGTCCGGGTCCCGTCGTCGTCGATATTCCGAAGGACGTCCAGTTCGCCACCGGCACCTATACCCCGCCAGCGACGTCGCCCGCCCAGAAAAGCTATCACCCGCAGACCCAGGCCGATCCGCGCCGGATCGAGGAAGCCGTTCGCCTGCTGAAGGGCGCGCGCCGTCCGATCATCTACAGCGGCGGCGGCGTCATCAATTCCGGACCGGAAGCCTCGCGGCTGCTGCGCGAGCTGGTCGAGATCTCCGGCTTCCCGATCACGTCCACCCTGATGGGGCTCGGCGCCTATCCGGCATCCGGAAAGAACTGGCTCGGCATGCTCGGCATGCACGGCACCTACGAAGCGAACATGGCGATGCACGACTGCGACGTCATGCTCTGTGTCGGTGCGCGCTTCGACGACCGCATTACCGGCCGGCTCAATGCATTCTCGCCGAATTCCAAGAAGATCCACATCGACATCGATCCTTCGTCGATCAACAAGAACGTCCATGTCGACGTGCCGATCCTCGGCGACGTCGGGACGGCGCTGGAAGACATCGTCCGCCTGTGGCGGGCATCGGCGAAAACCGGCGACAAGGCGCTGCTCGAGGACTGGTGGACCGAGATCACACGGTGGAGGGCGCGCAACTCGCTCGCCTACAAGCCGAACGAGGACGTCATCATGCCGCAGTATGCGATCCAGCGGCTCTATGAGCTGACGAAGGATCGCGACACCTTCATCACGACGGAAGTCGGCCAGCACCAGATGTGGGCGGCACAGTTCTATGGCTTCGAGAAGCCGAACCGCTGGATGACCTCGGGCGGGCTCGGCACCATGGGCTACGGCTTCCCGGCGGCGATCGGTGTCCAGGTTGCGCACCCCGAGAGCCTCGTCATCGACATCGCTGGCGATGCCTCCATCCAGATGTGCATCCAGGAAATGGCCTGCGCCGTTCAGTACAACCTGCCGGTCAAGATCTTCATCCTGAACAACCAGTACATGGGGATGGTGCGCCAGTGGCAGCAGCTGTTGCACGGCAACCGGCTGTCCAACTCCTACACCGAGGCGATGCCGGACTTCGTCAAGCTCGCCGAAGCCTATGGCGGCGTCGGCATGTCCTGCGATAAGCCGGGCGACCTCGATGCCGCAATCAAGGAGATGGTCGACGTCAAGCGGCCGGTGATCTTCGATTGCCGCGTCGCGAACCTCGCCAACTGCTTCCCGATGATCCCGTCGGGCAAGGCGCACAACGAGATGCTCCTGCCGGACGAGGCGACCGACGAGGCAGTCGCGAACGCGATCGACGCCAAGGGCCGCCAGCTGGTTTGA